Part of the Candidatus Babeliales bacterium genome is shown below.
GAGTCGGTTGAAGAGAAAACCATCTTGGCTGCCACGGTGGAGCTTGAGCCGTGTACTGAAGAGCGGGCGGCGTTTCTGACAGCCTTACAGGCTTTTAAAGAAGAGCTTTTGGCGTTTAAAGATGCTTTAGAGAGATAATAGCCCTTTTTTAGACTTTTACTTCTGTTTTTTCAATAAATTGCGAGATTTTCTGTTTTCGCTATCAGGGCAGTAATTTGGCCCTATTTCTCAAATAAAACGTCAAAAGTGCCACTTTTGGTGAGCCTTTGACAACGTATCTTTTATAAAATATACTAATTGTAATAAATTAGCATACTATTAATCCTTTTATCAAACCATGGAGGTTATGATGAAGAATCTACGTAAAGCCCTGTTGGGTGCAGCAGTGGCTGTGAGTTTGTTTAATGTAAATATTTTTGCGGCGGCATCGTCTTCAGGTGAAGGTGCGTCGTCAAGTGGTTGGGAAATACCTGAGGACAGTTTGTTTGCGCAGCTTACCCAGGGTTACGAGCAAAGAACAGGTATGCCTTGTTCTGATGATCATTCAGCGCCAGGTGCGAGTTCATCTTCAAGTTCAAGTTCAGCCGAACCAAGTTCAAGTTCGTCGATAACCGAAGAGCATAGAAGTAAGCGGCTCAGAGAAGGAACAAAAAGAAGGGCAGCTCTTTTTTACGGAGCTCATGAGTCAGGTTCAGATTCTGAAGAAGAGGGCAATGACGATGACAATCAAGCTAAGCGACTAAGAACCGTTGATGGCAAGGTTTTGGTTGAACAGGTAAGAGAATCGGTTGTTGGTTTGGCGCACGGCGCTGTTAGTCTTGCTCAAAATGTTAGTAGCTCAGCACAAACGGTTTTGTCATATATGCCTGGTTGTTCTGCGAGTGACCAAGACAAGCAAGATTTTTATAAAAAAATTGAAGCACTTAATAAGCTTTTAGCTTTAATTGAAGCAGAAAATTATGAGGCTCTTTGGGATGTTTTAAGCGCAACGGTGTATAAATCATTTTTTGAGCGAGACTTGTATGCTCCGTTTATTATGAAAGAAGCGAGAACTTCTCCAGTTATGTATCAAAATGCCGTTAATGGTTATATCTTGTCCATGGCTACCGAAATAATAGACCTCTGTGCCCAAGATTTGCGCCGCCAAATTATGAATTTTGGAATAATAAAAAGCTTTACAGAAAAAGATTTTGTTGAATATGTATTGGCAAAAATTGAAGCATTGGACTCGCAATCTTCTAAACAGCGCGAAAAGGCCCGCATAAAAATTAGGACATTTGAACAAAAGTACAGTTTTAGTACTTCTGAGCTGTTTCAGAATGTTTCTGGTTGGCATATGACCAATATGACTAATGAGTTAGGCTATGCTGCATGGAATGAACATGCGTTTACGTGTCAATGTTATTGGAACTGGTATAAAGATTAGTTAAAAAGAGTTTCCCATAGGGATGTTTTTGTCTTGGAGGTTATGATGAAGAATCTACGTAAAATTATTTTAGGTGCGGCATTGGCTGCCAGTATCGCTAATGTCGGCATTTTTGCCGCAGCATCGTCTTCTGGTGATCAAGACAAAATTTCTAACGCAACAATGTTGACTGATTTGCCTGATGAGCTACTTGTGGAGATTGCAAAGCGCTTGCAGGGTGATCATCAAAGTCTTGGCAGATTAGGGCGGGCGTCTCAACGCTTATCAGTGATTGCAAGTGAAGTTCTACCACGCTTGGGCGATGTGGTATCTCGTTTGGAAGATGCGGCAACAAGGCGTCAATTTGCTCAACGATGGTCAAATTATTGGACAAAGGTAAGGCTACGTGCTGTGGAGTCTATGCGCTTTTTTTTCTGTATGTTTGTGTGTTTATACACAGCTGAGACTTCTTGTAACTTTTATGATTCAACTATGCATGAGGCACCACTTGACCGTCTTGCCGTATACTTTTTGGCTATCATGATGTCGTATTGTTTATCGACCATGGACAAAAACTCTTTATCGACGATAGACCCTTATATTGATACTTCATGGTAACTTTAGTGATTCAACCATGCATGGGTTACTATTTAACCGTTTTAAACGATACTGTTTTGCTATGATGATGTCATATTATTAAACCATGGAGGTTATGATGAAGAATTTAAATAAAATTATTTTAGGTGCAGTGTTTGCTGCACATATCGTTGGTGGTAGTGTTTGTGTTGCCGTAGGTCCAAATGATTATACCGTTTCGTATTATGATCCATATTTAGGTCGTGTTGTAGTCTCAAACGGTACGCCGGCTGAGCAAGCGCGCCAAGCTTGGGTAGAAGAACGCAAAGATTTCGATAGATTACGTGAAGAGCAAGAAGAGTTAGAAAAAGAGCAAGAACAAAAAAGAGTAGAAAAGCTCAAAAGACACATAAAAAGAGACAGATTTATAAGGCAAGGCTACACCAAAAATGAAACTTTGGAATTTGTTCCAAGGGAGTCAGATTCTGACACAGATTCTGATGAAGATTTAGGTTACTCAGATTCAGAAAATGATCGTACGCTTGATGAAATAAATAGAGATTGGAACGAGTACTACCAAGACGCGCCATCACCTTCACGTTGTAGCTTACAGCGTATGATGATAGCAGTACTTTCGTTTTTACATGTTTAAAAGAAGTTTCGTTAACAAAAGAGGGCTCCAGGCGGGGCCCTTTTTTTAATCCCGCTTGCACTGCCTGTGCGCCATAGCCTTCCTGTCCTTCGTAGCCACGTAGGGCGTAGGAGGAGGCGAAGGCGTAAGGAGCTCGAAGAGCGTCTCGAAGTGTTTTGATCTTTTTCCCCATGCCCGCTAAACTAACGAAATACAAAACATTTTTTGTAATAACTTAAGAATCTCCTTTAACTTTTACTTTAACTTTGGCTGGGTCATGCAAAACGAAACTATCCACGGCTTTCTTGTCTTAAACAAACCAAAAGGCGCTATCTCTTTTGACTGCATTCGTGTGCTCAAAAAATTCTTTCCCAAAAAAACAAAGATTGGGCACACCGGCACGCTGGACGACGTTGCCCAGGGCTTGCTGATCATTTGCATTGGCAAAGAGGCTACGCGGTGCTCTGGGGCCATTATGAACGTACGGAAAGAGTATGAAGTGACCGCCAAGCTTGGTGAGCTGACTGACTCATTGGACGCCATGGGCAAGGTTTTAGAAACGCATGAAGCTGGGCACGTGACCCGCGCAGACCTTGAAGGTGCGCTGGCTCAGTTAGGGACGAGTTATCTGCAAACACCACCCATTTATTCTGCCCTCAAGCACGAAGGTAAGCCGCTTTACAAGTTGGCACGCCGTGAGCTCTTAGCGCCTGAGGCTTTGGAAGAGATTATTCAAACTAAAAAGCGTGTTGTACAATTGTATGAAACACAGCTTCTTGATTTTAACAAACCCTATTTTTCTTTGCGTGCCTGCGTTTCTAAGGGAACGTATGTGCGTTCTTTGGCGCACGATCTTGCCGGCAAGCTTGGTCTGCCAGCAACAACCTACGAATTAATTCGTACCGGCATTGGAGGCATTACGTTGCGTGATGCGGTTGAACTTGATGCGTTAAAGTCGCATGAAGA
Proteins encoded:
- the truB gene encoding tRNA pseudouridine(55) synthase TruB codes for the protein MQNETIHGFLVLNKPKGAISFDCIRVLKKFFPKKTKIGHTGTLDDVAQGLLIICIGKEATRCSGAIMNVRKEYEVTAKLGELTDSLDAMGKVLETHEAGHVTRADLEGALAQLGTSYLQTPPIYSALKHEGKPLYKLARRELLAPEALEEIIQTKKRVVQLYETQLLDFNKPYFSLRACVSKGTYVRSLAHDLAGKLGLPATTYELIRTGIGGITLRDAVELDALKSHEDVVSKLLTIEEMTGKLGFE